The following is a genomic window from Sulfuricella sp..
CAGCTATGGCGTGCCTGTTCTGTATCACGATCGGGGTTCAAAAGGTGCCCAGGCATATCTGGCGCTGGCCGGTGAAATGATTGGCAAGCACAAGGCGGTAGAACAAGCGAGCGGCAGCAAACTTAAAGGGGTGATTTAGGGATGGTTAAATTCAAAGGATTGGGCCGCGGGCTTGATGCGTTACTTGCGGGTGACGACGGTGTGGAGGGGGAAACCCTGCAACAATTGGCAGTAACGGCTTTGCAGCCGGGAAAATACCAGCCGCGCACCCACATGGACCCCGAGTCATTGCAGCAACTGGCGGATTCAATCAGGGCGCAGGGCGTGATACAACCGGTATTGGTGCGGCCCATCGTGGGCGGACGTTATGAAATTATTGCCGGAGAGCGGCGCTGGCGCGCTTCCCAGTTAGCGGGCTTGAGCGAGATTCCCGCACTGATCCGCGAGATTCCGGACGAGGCGGCGCTGGCAATGGCTCTGATAGAGAATATCCAGCGGGAAAACCTTAATCCTCTGGAAGAGGCGCTGGGCATCCAGCGCCTGATCAACGAATTCAATCTGACTCACCAGGCGGCAGCAGAAGCGGTAAGCCGTTCGCGCAGTGCTGTGACCAATTTGTTGCGCCTGCTGAATCTTGCCCCGCGCGTGCAGGAAATGATGATGCAGAATTTGCTCGACATGGGGCACGCACGGGCGCTGTTAGGGCTAACCCAGGTCAAACAGATCGATGCCGCTCACGAAATCATCAACAAGGGGCTTTCGGTGCGAGAGGCGGAAAATTTGGCCAAGCGCCTGCTTAAGCCCGTTGATGAGCACAGATACAAGCCAGACCGTGACGTGATGCAGTTGCAGGAAACGCTTGCAGAAAAGATTGGAGCGCGTGTGACCCTGTCTGCGCGCAAGGGGGGCAAGGGCCGCCTCGTCATTGACTACGACAACCTGGAGCAGCTTGACAGCATCATCGCCAGGTTCTGAACCATTCAGCCCAGGCCGCCAATGTATAACCTTAACTTATTCAAGCATAAAGAAAGATTTGACGATTTCACGGGGGTATAATAAAATTCCTTGATTTTTCGCGGTGCTGAAGCATCTTGTACGCAAATCGTATCATGATGTATCAGGCTGCAGCAGCAGCGGTTGGCGCATCCCTGGCATACGTTTATTTGGGGGAGGCTGCGGCCGGGGCAGCGTGGTTTGGCGGTGTTGTGGCACTCTCGAATACGATGTTGCTGGCATGGCGTATGCGTTGCAGCGCCACTAAGGCGGCGCAGGATCCGCGCCGCGAGTTGGCCGGGCTTGTTCGTTCCAGTATGGAGCGATTTTTTATGGTCTCTCTGCTTATGGCGGTGGGGCTGGGATGGATGAAATTGATGCCGCTGCCCTTGCTGGCCGGCTTCGCCCTGGGGCAGTTAGCCTTGGTGGTTTCAACAATAATCAGTGGAATAGAGAAACAATAAATGTCTGGCGAAACACAAACCTCCGCAGAATACATCAAACACCACCTGCAAAACCTGACCTATGGACAACATCCGGACGGAAGCTGGGGTTTGGCGCATAGTGCTGAACAGGCCAAGGAAATGGGCTTCTGGGCGATCAATCTGGACACGACGATTATCGCTTTTTTGCTGGGATCGATTTTCCTGTTTTTCTTCGCCAGGGCGGCGCAGAAGGCCTCTGCCGGGGTGCCGACAGGGCTGCAGAATTTTGTCGAGTGGGTTGTCGATTTTGTCGACAACAGCGTGCGTGGTTCGTTTACTGCCAGAAACGATATGGTGGCTCCGCTCGCACTCACTATTTTCGCCTGGGTACTGTTGATGAATCTGATGGATCTGATGCCCATTGATTATCTGCCATTAATTGCCCACGCTGCCGGATTGCCTTTCCTTAAGGTTGTGCCCACAACCGATCCCAATGCCACATTTGGCATGTCCATCGCTGTTTTTGTGCTGGTCGTGTACTACAGCATCAAGATGAAGGGCCTGGGTGGTTTTGTCGGCGAACTCACGCTGCAGCCTTTCGGCAAATTCGGTTTGCCTGCCAACATTTTCCTCGAAGGTGTGAACCTGATTGCCAAGCCGGTTTCGCTGGCGCTGCGCTTGTTCGGCAACATGTATGCGGGCGAAATGATCTTCATCCTGATCGCGCTGATGGGCGCTTCCTGGGCTGGCGCAACTTTCGGCAGCTCGCTGCTGTTTGGTTCGCAGGTTGTCCTTTCTCTCGGCTGGGCGATTTTCCACATTCTGATTGTTACGCTTCAGGCCTTCATTTTCATGACGCTAACCATCGTTTACATGGATATGGCGCATCAGGAACATCATTAAAGATTTTTTAATTAGCAACTTAACTTTTAAATTAACAGGAGAAACAAATGGAACATGCACTGCTTTTTATCGCTGGCGCGATCATGATGGGCTTGGGCGCACTGGGTGCGGCTGTGGGTATTGGTATTCTGGGCGGCCGCTTCCTTGAGGGTGCTGCACGCCAGCCTGAGTTGATCCCTATGTTGCGTACCCAGTTCTTCGTGGTGATGGGTCTGGTAGATGCGGTGCCGATGATTGCTGTTGGTATCGCCATGTACGTCCTCTTTGCTGTGGCCGGCTAAGCTGCCTGTAATCAATAACTCAAAAAAGGTTCGTGCATGAATATCAATGCAACCCTTCTCGCACAAACGATCATGTTCATCATGTTCGTCTGGTTCTGCATGAAATTTGTTTGGCCGCCCATCATGCAGGCGCTGACCGAGCGCAAGAAGTTGATCGCCGATGGCCTGGCCGCCGGTGAACGCGGCAAGCATGAACTGGAGCTGGCTTCGCGCCGGGCGACCGAGTCCATGCATGACGCCAAGCAAAAAGCAGCGGAAGTGATTACCCAGGCAGAAAAACGCGCATCCCAGATTGTTGAGGAAGCAAAAAATACCGCCAGGGAAGAGGGCGATCGTCTGGTGGCTAGAGCGAAAGCGGAAATTGACCAGGAGGTCAATCGTGCGCGTGAATCTCTGCGGCAGCAGGTGGCCGAGCTGGCCGTTGCTGGTGCCGAGAAAATCCTGCGCCGCGAAGTTGATGCCAAGGCCCACGCCGAGTTGCTGACCGCGCTCAAGAACGAAATCTAGGCGGCAAAACTATGGAAATCGTTACGATTGCAAGGCCCTACGCTGAAGCTCTGTATCGCCTGGCAAGCCAGAAAGCCGCACAGGCTGAATGGTCGCGCATGCTCGAGGCCGCATCCGCGGTGGTGAGCGATGCCACGATGGGCGATGCCATTTCCAACCCCAGGTTCACCAGGGCAAATCTGGAACAGATTTTCCTTTCGGTAATGGGCAAGGAGCTGAACGAGGAAGGCAAAAATCTGATTTGTTTGTTGATCGAAAACGGTCGACTTGCACTGTTGCCCGTCATCACTAAAGAGTTCGAGAAGTTGATGGCGGAGCAGAGTGGCCAGATTGAAGCCGATATCGCCAGCGCCTTCCCGCTGTCCGATGAGCAGGTGAAAGAAATGGTTGGCATGCTTGAAAAACGCTTTTCACGAAAAGTGACGGTTCAGGTAAGCGTAGACCCTGAACTTATTGGCGGCGTGAAAATTAATGCCGGTGACGTGGTGATCGACGCATCCGTGCGCGGCCAGCTCAATAACATGACCTTTGCGCTCAAGCGCTAGGAGAGAAAAGAATGCAGTTAAACCCATCAGAAATCAGCGATCTGATCAAGAGCAAGATCGAAAATTTTGCTACTGCGGCAGAAGCGCGCAATCAGGGTACGGTCGTTTCTGTAACGGACGGTATCGTACGTATTCACGGTCTTTCCGGTGTGATGCAGGGCGAAATGCTCGAATTCCCGGGGAACACCTTTGGCCTGGCGCTCAATCTTGAGCGCGATTCTGTCGGTGCCGTGGTTCTGGGTGAATATGAGCACATCAGCGAAGGCGATACCGTCAAGTGCACGGGCAAGATTCTGGAAGTGCCCGTTGGCGAGGCGCTCATCGGTCGTGTGGTGAACTCACTGGGCCAGCCGATTGATGGCAAGGGTCCAATCGCAACAAGCGAAACCTCACCGATCGAAAAAGTGGCGCCGGGTGTGATTTCCCGTCAGTCAGTATCGCAGCCGCTGCAAACTGGCCTCAAGTCGGTTGACGCAATGGTGCCGATTGGCCGTGGTCAGCGTGAGCTGATCATTGGCGATCGCCAGACGGGCAAGACCGCTGTAGCCGTGGACGCCATCATCAATCAGAAAGGTACCGGCGTAATTTGTATTTATGTCGCTATCGGCCAGAAGGCTTCTTCTGTTGCCAACGTAGTGCGCAAGCTGGAAGAGCACGGGGCAATGGGCCATACGATTATTGTTGCCGCTACGGCATCTGATCCGGCCGCCATGCAATACATTGCTCCTTACGCGGGTTGCACCATGGGCGAGTACTTCCGTGATCGCGGTGAGGATGCGTTGATTGTTTACGATGATCTGACCAAGCAGGCCTGGGCCTACCGTCAAATTTCTCTCCTGCTGCGCCGCCCGCCAGGCCGTGAGGCTTATCCGGGCGATGTGTTCTACCTGCACTCTCGTCTGCTTGAGCGCGCTGCGCGTGTTAATGCGGACCATATTGAAAAGATTACCAACGGCGCTGTCAAAGGCAAGACCGGCTCTCTTACCGCATTGCCCGTGATCGAAACCCAGGCGGGCGACGTGTCTGCCTTTGTTCCAACCAACGTGATTTCGATTACTGACGGCCAGATCTTTCTGGAAAGCGATCTGTTCAATGCTGGTATCCGCCCTGCGATCAATGCCGGCTTATCTGTGTCCCGCGTTGGTGGCGCAGCGCAGACCAAGGCAATCAAGAAACTGGGCGGTGGTATCCGTCTGGCGCTTGCGCAGTATCGTGAACTGGCAGCATTTGCACAATTCGCATCCGACCTCGACGAAGCAACACGCAAGCAGCTGGAGCGCGGCAAGCTGGTAACGGAATTAATGAAGCAAAACCAGTACTCCCCGATGTCGATCTCTGAAATGGCGATCACCCTGTACGCCGTGAACAAGGGCTACATGGACGATGTGGACGTGAAGAAAGTTTTGGCTTTTGAAGCAGCCCTGCAGGCGTTTATGAAGAGCAAGCACGGCGCTCTGATGAACACCATCGAGAGCGAACGTGATGTAAGTGCCGACAGCGAGAAAACCCTGATGGGCGCAATTGACGAGTTCAAGGCCAGCTCGGTTTACTAAAGCCTCGTGAAACATAGACTTAGGACTCAATAATGGCGAGCGGAAAAGAGATTCGGACCAAGATCAAAAGTGTCCAGAATACACAGAAAATTACTCGCGCCATGGAAATGGTGGCCGCATCCAAAATGCGCAAGGCGCAGGAGAGGATGCGTGCTGCCCGGCCCTACGGCGAAAAAATTCGCAACGTGGCTGCTCACCTAAGCCATGCCCATACTGAATACAAGCATTCCTTCCTGATTACGCGAGATGTTGTGAAACGTGTCGGCGTGATCATGGTGACATCCGATAAAGGTTTGTGCGGCGGTCTCAATACCAATGTAATTCGAATGGTGCTGGGACAGATGAAAGAATGGGAAGCGGCGGGCAAACAAGTGGATTCCTGTGCGCTGGGTGGCAAGGGTTTTGGTTTTCTGCAGCGCATGGGCGGCAACGTGCTGTCCCATGTCACTGGCCTGGGTGATACTCCTCACCTGGAAAAGTTGATCGGTCCCATCAAGGTCATGCTTGACGCCTACATGGAAGGCAAAATTGACGAGCTGCACCTGTGCTACACCCGCTTCATCAATACCATGAAACAGGAACCGACGATGGAGAGGCTGTTGCCATTGTCCGGGGAAGATCTTGGCTCGGCGAAGGGGCACTGGGATTACATCTACGAGCCGGAAGCTAAATCAGTTATCGACGAATTGATGAGCCGCTATATTGAAGCGCTGGTTTATCAGGCCGTAGCTGAAAACATGGCATCCGAGCAGAGCTCACGCATGGTGGCGATGAAGGCCGCATCCGACAATGCCGGCAACGTCATTGACGAGCTCAAGCTGATCTACAACAAAACCCGTCAGGCGGCAATTACCAAAGAGCTGTCCGAAATCGTTGCCGGCGCAGCTGCCGTTTAAACGATCTTGAATTATCAAGCGGATCACAGAATCAATAGTATCGAGGATAGAAAATGAGCCAAGGTAAAGTGGTACAAATTATTGGGCCGGTAGTCGACGTGCAGTTTCCGCGCGATGCCATGCCCAAGGTGTATGACGCCTTAAAAATGGAAGAGGCGGGACTCACCCTTGAAGTTCAGCAGCAGTTGGGTGACGGCGTTGTACGCTCGATTGCGATGGGCACCACGGACGGTTTGAGTCGTGGCATGCTGGTGACGGGCACCGGTGCTGCAATTTCGGTTCCTGTCGGCATCAAGACTTTGGGCCGTATCATGGATGTGCTGGGGAACCCAATTGACGAAATGGGTCCAATTGGTCACGAAACCAGCTGGGGCATTCACCGCAATGCGCCGGCCTTCGACGAACTTGCCGCTTCCAATGAACTACTGGAAACGGGCATCAAGGTGATCGATCTGATCTGCCCGTTCGCCAAGGGCGGTAAAGTTGGCTTGTTCGGTGGCGCCGGCGTGGGCAAGACCGTGAACATGATGGAATTGATCCGCAACATCGCGGTGGAGCACAGCGGCTACTCGGTGTTTGCCGGTGTGGGTGAGCGTACCCGTGAAGGTAACGACTTCTACCACGAAATGAAGGAAGGTGGCGTGCTGGACAAGGTTTCCCTGGTTTACGGCCAGATGAACGAGCCGCCGGGCAACCGTCTGCGCGTGGCGCTGACCGGTTTGACCATGGCCGAGTACTTCCGCGACGAAGGCCGCGACGTGCTGCTGTTCGTTGACAATATTTACCGCTATACCCTGGCCGGAACCGAAGTTTCGGCACTGCTGGGCCGTATGCCCTCCGCCGTGGGTTACCAGCCAACCCTGGCAGAAGAAATGGGCCGTCTGCAGGAGCGCATCACCTCCACCAAGAAGGGTTCCATTACTTCCATCCAGGCCGTATATGTACCTGCGGACGATTTGACCGACCCCTCTCCAGCGACCACTTTTGCCCACCTGGATGCAACCGTGGTGCTGTCACGCCAAGTGGCCGAGCTGGGTATTTACCCTGCGGTCGATCCGCTGGACTCTACTTCTCGCCAGCTTGACCCGCTTGTCGTGGGTGAAGAGCACTACACCGTGGCGCGCGCTGTTCAGTCCACGCTGCAGCGCTACAAGGAACTGCGCGATATTATTGCGATTCTGGGTATGGATGAGCTTTCTCCGGAAGACAAGCTGGCTGTGGCCCGTGCGCGTAAAATCCAGCGCTTTCTTTCCCAGCCCTTCTTCGTGGCCGAGGTTTTCACTGGCAGCCCGGGCAAATTCGTTTCGCTCAAGGACACGCTTGCCGGCTTCAAAGGCATTGTAAACGGCGAATATGATCACCTGCCGGAACAAGCGTTCTACATGGTGGGCGGCATCGAAGAAGCTGTAGAAAAAGCGAAAACCATCCAGTAAAGGACGCCAGCCATGGCAATGACGATCCACGTAGACGTAGTAAGCGCTGAGCAGTCCATTTATTCCGGTGTGGCAGAGTTCGTTGCCGCTCCGGCAGAGGGCGGCGAGGTCGGCATTTACCCGCGCCACGCTCCGCTGATTTCGCGGATGAAGCCGGGAACGGTCCGGGTAAAAGTACCGGACCGTGACGAAGAGGAGCTATTTTTTGTTTCGGGTGGAATTCTGGAAGTTCAGCCACAGGTCGTAACCATTCTGGCGGACACCGCCTTGCGTGGTAAGGATCTGGACGAAGCCAAGGCGCTCGAAGCCAAACGCATGGCGGAAGAGGCGCTGAAGGATCGTTCTGCGTTAATGGACTACGCCAAGGCTGAAGCCGAACTGGCGGAAGCCGTAGCGCAGATCCGCGCAATTGACCAGCTTAGGAAGATTTCACGCCACTAAGCACGGTTATGAAGTTATTTTGAAAAGGCAGCTTTGGCTGCCTTTTCTATTTATAATCAGGTTTTAATCTCCAGTAACGACATGGCTCAAGCTCTCGATATCATTATTCTGGCTGCCGGCAAGGGGACTCGTATGCTTTCCGAGCGCCCCAAGGTGCTGCATGAACTCGCAGGGAAGGCATTATTGCAGCACGTGCTGGACACGGCAAAGGCACTCGACCCGGCGCTAATCTGTGTTGTTTACG
Proteins encoded in this region:
- a CDS encoding ParB/RepB/Spo0J family partition protein — encoded protein: MVKFKGLGRGLDALLAGDDGVEGETLQQLAVTALQPGKYQPRTHMDPESLQQLADSIRAQGVIQPVLVRPIVGGRYEIIAGERRWRASQLAGLSEIPALIREIPDEAALAMALIENIQRENLNPLEEALGIQRLINEFNLTHQAAAEAVSRSRSAVTNLLRLLNLAPRVQEMMMQNLLDMGHARALLGLTQVKQIDAAHEIINKGLSVREAENLAKRLLKPVDEHRYKPDRDVMQLQETLAEKIGARVTLSARKGGKGRLVIDYDNLEQLDSIIARF
- a CDS encoding ATP synthase subunit I, producing MMYQAAAAAVGASLAYVYLGEAAAGAAWFGGVVALSNTMLLAWRMRCSATKAAQDPRRELAGLVRSSMERFFMVSLLMAVGLGWMKLMPLPLLAGFALGQLALVVSTIISGIEKQ
- the atpB gene encoding F0F1 ATP synthase subunit A; the encoded protein is MSGETQTSAEYIKHHLQNLTYGQHPDGSWGLAHSAEQAKEMGFWAINLDTTIIAFLLGSIFLFFFARAAQKASAGVPTGLQNFVEWVVDFVDNSVRGSFTARNDMVAPLALTIFAWVLLMNLMDLMPIDYLPLIAHAAGLPFLKVVPTTDPNATFGMSIAVFVLVVYYSIKMKGLGGFVGELTLQPFGKFGLPANIFLEGVNLIAKPVSLALRLFGNMYAGEMIFILIALMGASWAGATFGSSLLFGSQVVLSLGWAIFHILIVTLQAFIFMTLTIVYMDMAHQEHH
- the atpE gene encoding F0F1 ATP synthase subunit C, coding for MEHALLFIAGAIMMGLGALGAAVGIGILGGRFLEGAARQPELIPMLRTQFFVVMGLVDAVPMIAVGIAMYVLFAVAG
- a CDS encoding F0F1 ATP synthase subunit B, whose translation is MNINATLLAQTIMFIMFVWFCMKFVWPPIMQALTERKKLIADGLAAGERGKHELELASRRATESMHDAKQKAAEVITQAEKRASQIVEEAKNTAREEGDRLVARAKAEIDQEVNRARESLRQQVAELAVAGAEKILRREVDAKAHAELLTALKNEI
- a CDS encoding F0F1 ATP synthase subunit delta, giving the protein MEIVTIARPYAEALYRLASQKAAQAEWSRMLEAASAVVSDATMGDAISNPRFTRANLEQIFLSVMGKELNEEGKNLICLLIENGRLALLPVITKEFEKLMAEQSGQIEADIASAFPLSDEQVKEMVGMLEKRFSRKVTVQVSVDPELIGGVKINAGDVVIDASVRGQLNNMTFALKR
- the atpA gene encoding F0F1 ATP synthase subunit alpha — encoded protein: MQLNPSEISDLIKSKIENFATAAEARNQGTVVSVTDGIVRIHGLSGVMQGEMLEFPGNTFGLALNLERDSVGAVVLGEYEHISEGDTVKCTGKILEVPVGEALIGRVVNSLGQPIDGKGPIATSETSPIEKVAPGVISRQSVSQPLQTGLKSVDAMVPIGRGQRELIIGDRQTGKTAVAVDAIINQKGTGVICIYVAIGQKASSVANVVRKLEEHGAMGHTIIVAATASDPAAMQYIAPYAGCTMGEYFRDRGEDALIVYDDLTKQAWAYRQISLLLRRPPGREAYPGDVFYLHSRLLERAARVNADHIEKITNGAVKGKTGSLTALPVIETQAGDVSAFVPTNVISITDGQIFLESDLFNAGIRPAINAGLSVSRVGGAAQTKAIKKLGGGIRLALAQYRELAAFAQFASDLDEATRKQLERGKLVTELMKQNQYSPMSISEMAITLYAVNKGYMDDVDVKKVLAFEAALQAFMKSKHGALMNTIESERDVSADSEKTLMGAIDEFKASSVY
- the atpG gene encoding F0F1 ATP synthase subunit gamma, which codes for MASGKEIRTKIKSVQNTQKITRAMEMVAASKMRKAQERMRAARPYGEKIRNVAAHLSHAHTEYKHSFLITRDVVKRVGVIMVTSDKGLCGGLNTNVIRMVLGQMKEWEAAGKQVDSCALGGKGFGFLQRMGGNVLSHVTGLGDTPHLEKLIGPIKVMLDAYMEGKIDELHLCYTRFINTMKQEPTMERLLPLSGEDLGSAKGHWDYIYEPEAKSVIDELMSRYIEALVYQAVAENMASEQSSRMVAMKAASDNAGNVIDELKLIYNKTRQAAITKELSEIVAGAAAV
- the atpD gene encoding F0F1 ATP synthase subunit beta, with protein sequence MSQGKVVQIIGPVVDVQFPRDAMPKVYDALKMEEAGLTLEVQQQLGDGVVRSIAMGTTDGLSRGMLVTGTGAAISVPVGIKTLGRIMDVLGNPIDEMGPIGHETSWGIHRNAPAFDELAASNELLETGIKVIDLICPFAKGGKVGLFGGAGVGKTVNMMELIRNIAVEHSGYSVFAGVGERTREGNDFYHEMKEGGVLDKVSLVYGQMNEPPGNRLRVALTGLTMAEYFRDEGRDVLLFVDNIYRYTLAGTEVSALLGRMPSAVGYQPTLAEEMGRLQERITSTKKGSITSIQAVYVPADDLTDPSPATTFAHLDATVVLSRQVAELGIYPAVDPLDSTSRQLDPLVVGEEHYTVARAVQSTLQRYKELRDIIAILGMDELSPEDKLAVARARKIQRFLSQPFFVAEVFTGSPGKFVSLKDTLAGFKGIVNGEYDHLPEQAFYMVGGIEEAVEKAKTIQ
- a CDS encoding F0F1 ATP synthase subunit epsilon yields the protein MAMTIHVDVVSAEQSIYSGVAEFVAAPAEGGEVGIYPRHAPLISRMKPGTVRVKVPDRDEEELFFVSGGILEVQPQVVTILADTALRGKDLDEAKALEAKRMAEEALKDRSALMDYAKAEAELAEAVAQIRAIDQLRKISRH